A genome region from Bacillaceae bacterium IKA-2 includes the following:
- the istB gene encoding IS21-like element helper ATPase IstB gives MQIQEMAHILKLPYIKTNYQMLLDEANHTNMTHRELISRLLERELELRLENGLKHRLRRAKFPLNKYLEDFDKSKYHKKFIPKFEELETLQFIENKENIILIGSPGCGKSHYSIGLGIKACLEGKSVLFISVPNLIIELKEAMSESKLSQYKTKFEKYSLVVLDELGYVSFDKIGCEILFNLLSNRNDKGSIIITTNLAFDRWEEIFKDPMLTGAIVDRLAHKSHILDISREVSHRFEETMSWLKPTK, from the coding sequence ATGCAAATACAAGAAATGGCCCATATACTAAAATTACCCTATATAAAAACCAATTATCAAATGCTTCTTGATGAAGCAAACCATACAAACATGACCCACCGAGAGCTGATAAGTCGTCTACTCGAAAGAGAATTAGAACTAAGGCTTGAGAATGGTTTAAAACATAGACTCAGAAGGGCTAAATTCCCTCTTAACAAGTACTTAGAAGACTTCGACAAGAGTAAGTACCATAAGAAATTTATACCGAAATTCGAAGAACTAGAAACGTTGCAGTTCATTGAAAATAAAGAAAATATAATCTTAATAGGATCTCCTGGCTGCGGGAAATCACATTATAGTATTGGGCTTGGTATTAAGGCGTGTTTGGAAGGCAAAAGTGTATTGTTTATCTCTGTACCTAACTTAATAATAGAGTTAAAAGAAGCAATGAGTGAAAGCAAACTATCGCAATATAAAACCAAATTTGAAAAGTACAGTCTTGTCGTTTTAGATGAACTGGGATACGTATCATTTGACAAAATTGGTTGTGAAATACTATTTAATTTATTATCAAATAGAAACGATAAAGGATCAATAATCATAACAACAAACTTGGCTTTTGATCGCTGGGAAGAGATTTTTAAAGACCCGATGCTTACTGGTGCAATTGTAGATAGACTTGCTCACAAATCACATATCTTAGATATTTCACGAGAAGTAAGTCACCGATTTGAAGAGACAATGTCATGGCTAAAACCAACTAAATAA
- a CDS encoding ATP-binding cassette domain-containing protein produces the protein MNLQVKGVTKKFGDKIAVNNVTFELNEGVYGFLGSNGSGKTTLMRILANVSNQTSGQVYYNGENILDLDENYRDVLGYSPQHVGFYKGFTVEKFLLYLASLKGIKKEEAIIKISELLELVNLKDKRKVKMKKLSGGMKQKVGIAQALLNDPEVLIVDEPTAGLDPKERVRFRNLLAKIATNRIVLLSTHIVSDIEFIAKEVMILKDGKLIKKETPKKLLKGIENKVWTVLVAQNEIVELQSKFKVSNIANIGDEFELRIFNDVKPHIKAENATPNLEDLYLYYFDEGETY, from the coding sequence TTGAATTTACAGGTTAAAGGCGTAACTAAAAAATTTGGAGATAAAATAGCAGTTAATAATGTAACCTTTGAATTAAATGAAGGGGTTTATGGTTTCCTTGGAAGTAATGGTTCTGGTAAAACTACTTTAATGCGAATATTAGCTAATGTTTCGAACCAAACATCGGGGCAAGTTTATTATAACGGAGAGAATATTCTTGACCTAGATGAAAATTATCGTGATGTTTTAGGCTACTCTCCTCAACATGTTGGTTTTTATAAAGGGTTTACCGTGGAAAAATTCCTTTTGTACCTCGCCTCACTTAAGGGAATCAAAAAAGAAGAAGCAATTATAAAAATAAGTGAATTGTTGGAACTTGTAAATTTAAAAGATAAGCGAAAAGTAAAAATGAAAAAGCTTTCTGGAGGTATGAAACAAAAGGTCGGAATCGCTCAAGCATTATTGAACGACCCTGAGGTTTTAATTGTTGACGAACCAACGGCAGGGTTGGACCCGAAAGAAAGAGTCCGTTTTAGGAATCTTTTGGCTAAAATAGCTACTAATAGAATTGTACTTTTATCTACTCATATTGTTTCTGATATTGAATTCATTGCAAAAGAAGTAATGATTTTAAAGGATGGAAAGTTGATTAAAAAAGAAACTCCTAAAAAGCTGTTAAAAGGAATAGAAAACAAAGTTTGGACTGTTTTAGTTGCACAAAATGAAATAGTGGAACTTCAATCAAAATTTAAAGTTAGTAATATTGCTAATATTGGGGATGAATTCGAACTTCGTATTTTTAACGATGTTAAACCACACATAAAAGCAGAAAATGCAACTCCAAATTTGGAGGATTTATACTTATACTATTTTGATGAGGGGGAAACATACTGA